From the genome of Carettochelys insculpta isolate YL-2023 chromosome 12, ASM3395843v1, whole genome shotgun sequence, one region includes:
- the CIMAP1C gene encoding protein CIMAP1C: MSKSKGRSQVGKASVVTPEGTRLYPPITAKIKGPGAGKYGRPPCTGIRNHDFTMFAEPAYTMRIKHTEKILADTISPGACFIDPHLSRFGWREPPSFRIWNREKSLSLMSTPAPNEYHTEKVHPGESSAPAYSLADRTCYRENDPNPAPNAYTLPRMLGPRLPSKPSAPCYSMASKKDLWRNAEELARVPGPASFDVPEPNVYLHRQPAYSMWRKYKSAGDSTPGPAAYETSWVTITKPRAPDFSLGIRHSEYLTPLVIDVMD; this comes from the exons ATGTCCAAGTCTAAAGGCCGCAGCCAAGTGGGCAAAGCCTCAGTCGTGACAccagagggaaccaggctgtacCCACCAATCACTGCCAAAATCAAGG GGCCCGGGGCTGGAAAATATGGCCGGCCACCTTGCACGGGCATCAGGAACCACGACTTCACCATGTTTGCAGAACCAGCCTACACGATGCGTATAAAGCACACGGAGAAAA TCCTGGCTGACACAATCAGTCCTGGCGCCTGCTTCATAGACCCTCACCTCTCCCGCTTTGGCTGGCGGGAGCCACCGTCCTTCCGCATATGGAACCGAGAGAAGAGTCTAA GTTTGATGAGCACCCCTGCTCCGAACGAATACCACACAGAGAAGGTGCACCCGGGGGAATCCTCTGCACCTGCTTATTCCCTGGCCGACCGCACTTGTTACCGCGAGAATGATCCCAACCCAGCTCCCAACGCCTATACCCTGCCGCGGATGCTGGGGCCCAGACTTCCCTCCAAGCCGTCTGCCCCCTGCTACAGCATGGCCTCCAAAAAGGACCTGTGGCGCAACGCAGAGGAGCTGGCGCGAGTCCCTGGCCCGGCATCCTTTGATGTGCCCGAACCAAACGTCTACTTGCACCGGCAACCCGCCTACAGCATGTGGAGAAAGTACAAGTCCGCAGGGGACTCAACGCCAGGGCCGGCTGCCTATGAGACCAGCTGGGTCACCATCACCAAGCCGCGGGCTCCGGACTTCAGCCTGGGTATCCGGCACTCCGAGTACCTTACTCCCTTAGTTATTGATGTTATGGATTAG